In a genomic window of Coprococcus eutactus:
- the cysS gene encoding cysteine--tRNA ligase produces MKILNTLTRRKEEFKPINEGKVGIYVCGPTVYDYIHIGNARPMIVFDTLRRYLEYKGYEVNYVSNFTDVDDKIIKRANAEGVDASVISERYIAEVKKDMAALNVREATTHPKATEEIPDMIEMVKTLIEKDYAYEVNGTVYFRTRKFKDYGKLSKKNIDDLRSGNRDLLVSGIDEKEDPLDFVLWKPKKEGEPSWPSPWGDGRPGWHLECSVMSKKYIGDVIDIHAGGEDLIFPHHENEIAQSEAANGTEFARYWMHNGFLKINNEKMSKSLGNFFTVREIAEKYPLQVIRFFMLSAHYRSPLNFSAELVEASKNGLERILTAVDRLKSINGIDGDVDKSVADEMDAFVKKYEDAMDDDLNTADAISVIFELVKYANVNVTEESSKATVELVLNTIEKLCDILGIITEKKEEILDSDIEALIEERQAARKAKNFARADEIRDQLSSMGIILEDTREGVKWKRA; encoded by the coding sequence ATGAAGATTTTAAACACACTCACGAGAAGAAAAGAAGAGTTTAAGCCGATCAATGAGGGAAAGGTCGGAATATATGTATGTGGACCTACGGTGTATGACTATATTCATATAGGAAATGCCAGACCTATGATAGTGTTTGACACTCTCAGGAGATATCTTGAGTACAAGGGATATGAGGTCAATTATGTATCAAACTTCACAGACGTTGACGACAAGATCATCAAGCGCGCAAATGCAGAGGGTGTGGATGCCAGTGTTATATCTGAGAGATATATTGCAGAGGTCAAGAAAGACATGGCTGCGCTCAATGTCCGCGAGGCGACGACACATCCAAAGGCTACCGAAGAGATACCTGATATGATAGAGATGGTCAAGACTCTTATAGAGAAGGACTATGCATATGAGGTGAATGGAACAGTATATTTCAGAACAAGAAAGTTCAAGGACTATGGCAAGCTTTCAAAGAAGAACATAGACGATCTTCGTTCAGGCAACAGAGATCTTCTCGTATCCGGAATTGATGAGAAGGAAGATCCACTCGATTTCGTTCTCTGGAAACCAAAGAAAGAGGGAGAGCCTTCATGGCCATCACCATGGGGTGACGGAAGACCTGGCTGGCATCTTGAGTGCTCTGTTATGTCCAAGAAGTATATCGGTGATGTCATAGATATACATGCCGGTGGTGAGGATCTTATATTCCCACACCATGAGAACGAGATAGCCCAGAGTGAGGCAGCAAATGGCACAGAATTTGCAAGATACTGGATGCACAACGGTTTCCTCAAGATCAACAATGAGAAGATGTCCAAGTCTCTTGGCAACTTCTTCACAGTCAGGGAGATTGCCGAGAAGTATCCTCTTCAGGTCATCAGATTCTTTATGCTGTCAGCACACTACAGAAGTCCTCTCAACTTTTCGGCGGAGCTTGTCGAGGCATCAAAGAACGGTCTTGAGAGAATACTCACAGCAGTAGATAGACTGAAGTCAATAAACGGTATAGATGGTGATGTGGATAAGTCAGTGGCTGATGAGATGGATGCATTTGTTAAGAAGTATGAGGATGCCATGGATGATGATCTCAACACTGCGGATGCAATATCAGTTATATTCGAGCTTGTAAAGTATGCAAATGTAAATGTGACTGAGGAGTCATCAAAGGCTACAGTGGAGCTTGTACTTAATACCATAGAAAAACTCTGTGACATACTTGGTATCATCACCGAGAAGAAAGAGGAGATTCTTGATTCTGATATAGAGGCTCTTATCGAGGAGAGACAGGCGGCAAGAAAGGCAAAGAACTTTGCAAGAGCAGATGAGATCCGTGATCAGCTAAGCAGCATGGGAATCATCCTTGAGGATACAAGAGAGGGCGTAAAATGGAAAAGAGCATAG
- a CDS encoding DUF5721 family protein yields MLDITITETRDFVKKLLMENTFDHFLTMEAFVRSGITYSFDGRINKDFYDKEELEAMASTSYTTWENLRTHVYNVIRGKKLPLSFKIVLVLSQSDIMDMLEKNHLTIPVSDVANLTLNIYYDGMSIQLTSMATQNIFTMDKTLELVWDAEIREFLKKAGIYFTDN; encoded by the coding sequence ATGTTAGATATTACGATTACAGAGACACGGGACTTTGTCAAGAAACTTCTCATGGAAAATACATTTGACCACTTTCTCACCATGGAGGCATTTGTAAGAAGTGGCATCACATACAGCTTTGACGGAAGAATAAACAAAGACTTCTATGATAAGGAAGAACTCGAGGCAATGGCTTCGACATCATATACGACATGGGAAAATCTCAGGACTCATGTATACAATGTGATCCGCGGGAAAAAGCTCCCTCTGAGTTTCAAGATCGTACTGGTGCTCTCACAGTCTGATATAATGGATATGCTTGAGAAGAATCACCTCACAATCCCCGTTTCTGACGTTGCCAACCTCACACTCAATATATATTATGATGGAATGAGCATCCAGCTAACGTCCATGGCAACCCAGAACATTTTTACCATGGACAAAACTCTTGAACTCGTATGGGACGCAGAGATACGGGAGTTTCTGAAGAAAGCCGGCATATATTTTACCGACAACTAA
- the htpG gene encoding molecular chaperone HtpG, with protein sequence MKNGNLSINSENIFPVIKKWLYSDHDIFVRELISNGCDAVTKLKKLSLMGEFDEPDEPYRIDVTTSANDKTITFTDNGIGMTEEEVEKYINQIAFSGAEAFLEQYKDKATEEQIIGHFGLGFYSAFMVADKVTIETKSYKGDEDAVYWECKDGLEYSMKKSLRTERGTTITLYLNEDSYEFANEYRIKEVIDKYCSFMPVEIYYTNADAPKENPKDATVDVDAKEVDEKTNDAENSTDNKTTDAEASADDTKDKKDGEKPEAPKPLNTTTPLWAKHPNDCTDEEYKEFYRKVFHDYKEPLFWIHLNMDYPFNLKGILYFPKINTQYDNLEGTIKLYNNQVFVADNIKEVIPEFLMLLKGCIDCPDLPLNVSRSALQNDGFVKKISDYITKKVADKLSGMYKVHREDYEKYWDDINPFIKFGCLKDLKFLDKMKDYCIYKNLEGKYITLPEYLEAGKEKYENKVFYVTDEQAQSQYINMFKSEGMDALIMTQTIDSPFITMLEQKNENVHFYRIDAELSDNFVGEELSEETAKEYKDKLTATFEKALDMKNLNVKVESLKDENTSSILTQPEETRRMQEMMKMYGMAGMDPSMFGQGEGETLILNSNNKLVKYVLDNPDGENTATICCQLYDLAVLANRPLSADAMTKFIARSNEILSILTK encoded by the coding sequence ATGAAGAACGGTAATTTATCAATCAATAGTGAGAACATTTTCCCTGTCATCAAGAAATGGCTTTATTCAGACCATGACATATTTGTCAGGGAGCTTATATCAAATGGCTGCGATGCCGTAACAAAGCTTAAAAAGCTGTCACTCATGGGCGAATTTGACGAGCCAGATGAGCCTTACCGCATCGATGTGACCACAAGTGCCAACGACAAGACCATAACCTTCACTGATAACGGTATCGGTATGACAGAGGAAGAGGTCGAGAAATATATCAACCAGATCGCATTCTCAGGGGCTGAAGCCTTCCTTGAGCAGTATAAGGATAAGGCGACTGAGGAGCAGATCATCGGACATTTTGGACTTGGTTTCTATTCAGCATTCATGGTTGCCGACAAGGTAACAATTGAGACAAAGTCATATAAGGGAGACGAAGACGCTGTCTACTGGGAGTGCAAGGATGGTCTTGAGTACTCCATGAAGAAGAGTCTCAGAACAGAGCGTGGTACCACTATCACTCTTTATCTGAATGAGGACAGCTATGAATTTGCAAATGAATACAGAATCAAGGAAGTTATAGACAAGTACTGTTCGTTCATGCCTGTTGAGATATACTACACCAACGCTGACGCTCCAAAGGAGAATCCTAAGGATGCAACTGTTGATGTAGACGCAAAGGAAGTCGATGAAAAAACAAACGATGCTGAAAACAGCACAGACAACAAGACCACTGATGCGGAGGCTTCAGCTGATGACACCAAAGATAAAAAGGACGGAGAAAAGCCTGAGGCTCCTAAGCCTCTCAACACCACTACCCCACTGTGGGCTAAACATCCAAATGACTGTACAGATGAGGAGTACAAGGAATTTTACAGAAAGGTATTTCACGATTATAAGGAGCCTCTGTTCTGGATACATTTGAACATGGATTACCCATTCAACCTGAAAGGAATCCTTTACTTCCCTAAGATCAACACACAATATGATAACCTTGAGGGAACCATCAAACTTTACAATAACCAGGTATTTGTCGCTGATAACATCAAGGAAGTTATTCCTGAGTTCCTCATGCTGTTAAAGGGATGTATCGACTGTCCTGACCTCCCTCTGAACGTATCACGTAGTGCACTTCAGAACGATGGATTTGTCAAGAAGATATCCGATTACATCACCAAGAAGGTTGCTGACAAACTCTCAGGCATGTACAAGGTACACAGAGAAGACTACGAGAAGTACTGGGATGACATCAATCCATTTATCAAGTTTGGCTGCCTGAAAGATCTCAAATTCCTCGACAAGATGAAGGACTACTGCATCTACAAGAACCTTGAAGGCAAATATATCACACTTCCTGAGTATCTTGAGGCAGGAAAAGAAAAGTATGAGAACAAGGTATTCTATGTAACTGACGAGCAGGCTCAGTCACAGTATATCAACATGTTCAAGAGCGAAGGAATGGATGCCCTGATCATGACTCAGACCATAGACAGTCCATTTATCACAATGCTTGAGCAGAAGAATGAGAACGTTCACTTCTACAGAATAGATGCAGAGCTCTCTGACAACTTCGTTGGTGAAGAACTCTCTGAAGAGACTGCAAAGGAATACAAAGATAAACTCACTGCTACATTTGAGAAGGCTCTTGATATGAAGAACCTCAACGTAAAAGTTGAGTCTCTCAAAGATGAGAATACATCTTCTATCCTCACACAACCTGAGGAGACAAGACGTATGCAGGAAATGATGAAGATGTACGGAATGGCAGGCATGGATCCTTCAATGTTCGGTCAGGGCGAGGGCGAAACTCTCATACTGAACAGCAATAACAAGCTTGTAAAGTATGTACTTGACAATCCTGACGGAGAGAACACAGCAACAATCTGCTGCCAGCTGTATGATCTGGCTGTACTTGCCAACCGTCCGCTGTCAGCTGATGCGATGACAAAGTTCATAGCAAGGAGCAATGAGATACTTTCAATCCTTACCAAGTAA
- a CDS encoding methionyl aminopeptidase, whose protein sequence is MKLGRNDMCWCGSGKKYKACHLALDEKLEDMKNRGFKIPTHKMIKNSEQIEGIRIASKINTDVLDYITPFVKIGVSTRELDDLIYNYTKSINAIPACLGYEGYPKSVCISVNDVVCHGIPSDDIILQDGDIVNIDCTTEYNGYFGDSSRMFMLGDVDPAWKKLVEDTKRALDIGVEVCGKPYVTIGDIGYAINKFAQEQGYSVVREIGGHGVGLAIHEDPYVCHIGQPGKDYVLAPGMVFTIEPMINLGGPDVYQDADDGWTIYTEDGSPSAQWEYTLVMTDHGVEILAH, encoded by the coding sequence ATGAAACTTGGAAGAAATGACATGTGCTGGTGTGGCAGTGGAAAGAAATATAAGGCGTGTCATCTGGCACTGGATGAGAAGCTTGAGGACATGAAGAACAGAGGCTTCAAGATTCCAACCCACAAGATGATCAAGAACTCAGAGCAGATAGAGGGGATAAGAATTGCATCAAAGATCAATACAGATGTGCTCGACTATATTACTCCATTTGTAAAGATCGGTGTGTCGACAAGAGAGCTTGATGATCTCATCTACAACTATACCAAGTCTATAAATGCGATTCCTGCATGTCTTGGATATGAAGGATATCCAAAGAGTGTATGTATATCTGTAAATGATGTGGTGTGTCACGGTATTCCAAGTGACGATATCATTCTTCAGGATGGAGATATTGTCAATATAGACTGTACAACAGAGTACAACGGATATTTTGGAGACTCATCCAGAATGTTCATGCTGGGCGATGTTGATCCGGCATGGAAGAAACTTGTCGAGGATACAAAGAGGGCACTTGATATAGGTGTGGAGGTCTGCGGCAAGCCTTATGTTACTATAGGCGATATAGGATATGCCATTAACAAATTTGCACAGGAGCAGGGATACTCAGTTGTAAGGGAGATAGGAGGTCACGGAGTTGGTCTTGCTATACATGAGGATCCGTATGTATGCCATATAGGACAGCCTGGCAAAGATTATGTGCTTGCCCCGGGTATGGTGTTCACTATCGAGCCTATGATCAATCTTGGTGGCCCTGATGTATATCAGGATGCTGACGACGGATGGACCATATATACAGAGGATGGATCACCATCTGCACAGTGGGAGTATACACTGGTTATGACTGATCACGGAGTAGAGATACTGGCACACTAA
- a CDS encoding LTA synthase family protein — MINHCKAALGDLRYYLGKWSGWILFTAILLYYELLFHELNFGIGDGNIVQIIIFALVGGGVCGIITNVFPVIVDKIIATVLTLFIGILFVAQYIYHSVFNNYLSVMGTIRFGNQAADNADTVISNMKAQISDIILMVIPVIIAIILIWTIMAFDRRRWWTNLIGTGIVAVVYIATIMVMWAVDSDVYSPYKIYSQYTSVDLAVEKLGVMESFVVDVRASVTSGSDKGQISFASAGMDSVVDPLEGGKTSENIPDASDTKEPNTYKNVDEDTDTSGDKSVSTTEATTEVPVDTSPNMLDLDFEAINELSGSDAVASLSEYFENVTPTKKNEYTGMFEGYNVIWITAEGFTGYALESGLFPTLSKLADEGFVFDSYYQPLWYGSTLGGEYANLMGSPTKNGAYLSMCRAADNENGMYFSLANTLKRMGYSCYGFHDNDYTYYDRNITHPALGYEWIASGNGLEYQTDEYGQDIWPQSDLVMMEETFDKYTNDQPFHLYYLTVSGHVPYGYGAANAMSEKNKDVVSDLNYSDTTKAYLASQYEMEKMLEGIVERLEKKNLLDKTVIVLAGDHVPYDNMEVVDELAGQEFGYSLDAYRSRLVIWSGAMEKPVMVNKVCSSIDILPTLLNLMGAEYDSRLIIGRDILSDSAGLVLFPDRSYVTDTYEYNAALGTIVGDVSDETFDAMQLYVADKFTAADNITETGYYSYVAEYLGK, encoded by the coding sequence ATGATAAATCATTGCAAGGCGGCGCTTGGTGATCTGAGGTATTATCTCGGGAAATGGTCTGGCTGGATTTTATTTACAGCCATATTGTTGTATTATGAGCTTTTGTTCCATGAATTGAATTTTGGTATCGGCGATGGAAATATTGTGCAGATAATCATATTTGCCCTTGTCGGCGGGGGTGTATGCGGAATTATCACAAATGTATTTCCGGTCATAGTTGACAAGATAATAGCCACTGTGCTCACACTTTTTATTGGAATCTTATTTGTTGCACAGTATATATACCACTCGGTGTTCAACAATTATCTGTCGGTCATGGGTACGATACGGTTTGGCAATCAGGCGGCAGATAATGCGGATACGGTCATATCTAATATGAAAGCGCAGATATCCGATATAATCCTAATGGTTATCCCTGTTATTATAGCGATAATTCTGATATGGACGATAATGGCATTTGACAGGCGCAGATGGTGGACTAATCTAATAGGAACAGGTATTGTTGCGGTGGTGTATATTGCAACGATCATGGTTATGTGGGCTGTTGATTCAGATGTATATAGTCCATACAAGATATACAGCCAGTATACATCTGTTGATCTGGCGGTGGAGAAGCTCGGTGTAATGGAGAGCTTTGTAGTAGATGTAAGGGCATCAGTGACAAGCGGATCGGATAAAGGCCAGATAAGTTTTGCTTCCGCAGGAATGGACAGTGTGGTCGATCCTCTTGAAGGAGGAAAAACATCAGAAAATATCCCAGATGCTTCAGATACAAAAGAGCCAAATACATATAAAAATGTTGATGAAGATACAGATACATCCGGAGATAAGAGTGTATCGACCACGGAGGCGACAACCGAGGTTCCGGTTGACACATCTCCAAATATGCTTGATCTCGATTTTGAAGCTATAAATGAGCTTTCTGGCAGCGATGCAGTTGCCTCTCTGAGTGAGTATTTTGAAAATGTAACGCCGACAAAGAAGAATGAGTATACGGGCATGTTTGAGGGATATAATGTCATATGGATAACCGCTGAGGGATTCACGGGATATGCACTTGAATCCGGGCTGTTCCCTACATTATCAAAGCTTGCTGATGAAGGGTTTGTGTTTGATAGTTACTATCAGCCTTTGTGGTACGGCTCGACCCTCGGCGGGGAGTATGCAAATCTGATGGGAAGTCCGACAAAGAACGGAGCATATCTCAGCATGTGCAGGGCCGCCGACAACGAAAATGGCATGTACTTTTCTCTGGCAAACACTTTGAAGCGCATGGGGTATAGCTGTTATGGATTCCATGACAATGACTATACATATTATGACAGGAATATAACACATCCCGCGCTTGGCTATGAGTGGATAGCCAGTGGCAATGGGCTTGAATATCAGACTGATGAATATGGACAGGACATCTGGCCTCAGTCTGATCTAGTAATGATGGAGGAGACATTTGACAAATATACAAACGATCAGCCATTCCATCTGTATTATCTGACGGTGAGCGGACATGTGCCTTATGGGTACGGTGCGGCTAATGCCATGTCAGAGAAGAATAAAGACGTTGTGTCTGACCTGAACTATTCGGATACGACAAAGGCATATCTGGCGTCACAGTATGAGATGGAGAAGATGCTTGAGGGGATAGTGGAACGTCTTGAAAAGAAAAATCTTTTGGACAAAACGGTCATAGTGCTGGCGGGAGATCATGTTCCATACGACAATATGGAAGTTGTAGACGAACTGGCTGGACAGGAATTTGGCTACAGTCTGGATGCATACAGAAGCAGGCTTGTCATATGGTCGGGGGCCATGGAAAAGCCTGTGATGGTAAACAAGGTCTGCAGCAGTATAGATATTCTTCCAACGCTGCTTAATCTTATGGGGGCAGAATATGATTCAAGACTCATAATCGGCAGGGATATTTTGTCGGACAGCGCGGGGCTTGTTCTGTTCCCTGACCGCAGTTATGTGACTGATACATATGAGTACAATGCCGCACTTGGTACGATTGTGGGGGATGTCTCGGATGAGACGTTTGATGCTATGCAGCTCTATGTTGCAGATAAATTTACCGCAGCGGACAATATAACGGAGACAGGATATTATAGCTATGTTGCTGAGTATCTTGGCAAATGA
- the pyrE gene encoding orotate phosphoribosyltransferase, with protein sequence MEQYKKEFIEFMIDCNVLKFGDFVTKSGRKTPFFVNTGFYRTGAQLKRLGEYYAEAINAEFGLDFDVLFGPAYKGIPLTVATTMSIAEMYDEDIKYCSNRKEIKDHGDKGILLGSPIQDGDKVVIIEDVTTAGTSIQETLPIIKAQGDVDVMGLVVSVDRMERGQGEKSALTEIEENYGIKTTAIVTMAEVVEHLYNKEYKGRVIIDDTLKAAIDAYYDQYGVK encoded by the coding sequence ATGGAACAGTATAAGAAGGAATTTATTGAGTTTATGATCGATTGTAACGTGCTCAAGTTTGGAGATTTCGTTACCAAGAGTGGCAGAAAGACACCATTTTTTGTAAATACAGGTTTCTACAGAACAGGAGCACAGCTCAAGAGACTTGGTGAGTACTATGCAGAGGCTATCAACGCTGAGTTCGGACTTGATTTTGATGTATTATTTGGACCTGCATACAAGGGAATCCCTCTTACAGTTGCAACTACTATGTCCATCGCGGAGATGTATGACGAGGACATCAAGTATTGTTCAAACAGAAAAGAGATAAAGGATCACGGAGATAAGGGAATCCTTCTTGGAAGTCCTATACAGGATGGAGATAAGGTTGTTATCATAGAGGATGTCACAACGGCCGGAACATCCATTCAGGAGACACTTCCTATCATCAAGGCACAGGGCGATGTGGATGTTATGGGACTTGTTGTTTCTGTAGACAGAATGGAGAGAGGTCAGGGAGAGAAGAGTGCTCTCACTGAGATCGAGGAGAATTATGGAATCAAGACAACCGCCATTGTAACCATGGCAGAGGTTGTTGAGCATCTGTATAATAAGGAGTACAAGGGCAGAGTCATCATAGATGACACATTGAAGGCTGCCATAGATGCATATTACGATCAGTATGGCGTAAAATAA
- a CDS encoding dihydroorotate dehydrogenase — MNMSVDIAGVTLKNPITVASGTFGSGMEYSEFVDLSQLGAVTTKGVANVPWPGNPTPRIAETYGGMMNAIGLQNPGIDVFKKRDILFLRDYDTKIIVNVCGKSKEDYVDCVEKLGDCDVDLLEINVSCPNVKEGGIAFGQQPDALYDITKAVKAAAKQPIIMKLSPNVTDITEMARAAEAGGADAVSLINTLTGMKIDVNRRTFAVANKTAGVSGPAIHPIAVRMVYQVANAIKLPIIGMGGVATTEDALEMIMVGASAVAVGTANFHNPYATVEIIKGIEEYMKKNSISDIHELIGCVK; from the coding sequence ATCAATATGTCAGTGGATATAGCAGGTGTTACTCTCAAGAACCCGATAACAGTTGCATCAGGAACATTTGGCTCAGGTATGGAGTACAGTGAGTTTGTGGATCTTTCACAGCTCGGTGCAGTGACCACCAAGGGTGTGGCAAATGTGCCTTGGCCGGGCAATCCTACACCTCGTATAGCGGAGACATACGGCGGAATGATGAATGCCATAGGACTTCAGAACCCAGGAATAGATGTGTTCAAGAAGAGGGATATTCTATTCCTCAGAGATTATGATACGAAGATAATCGTCAATGTGTGTGGAAAGTCCAAGGAAGACTACGTGGACTGCGTGGAAAAGCTTGGCGACTGTGACGTGGATCTGCTTGAGATCAACGTGTCATGTCCGAATGTCAAAGAGGGCGGAATCGCATTTGGTCAGCAGCCGGATGCTCTCTATGATATAACAAAGGCGGTTAAGGCAGCGGCAAAGCAGCCTATCATCATGAAGCTCAGCCCAAATGTCACAGATATAACCGAGATGGCAAGGGCGGCTGAGGCAGGCGGTGCTGATGCGGTATCACTTATCAACACACTGACAGGTATGAAGATAGATGTGAACAGAAGAACATTTGCTGTGGCAAATAAGACAGCTGGTGTGTCAGGCCCTGCGATCCACCCGATAGCAGTGCGTATGGTATATCAGGTAGCAAATGCGATAAAGCTTCCGATCATCGGAATGGGCGGTGTTGCAACAACTGAGGATGCCCTTGAGATGATCATGGTTGGAGCAAGTGCGGTTGCTGTTGGTACAGCGAATTTCCACAACCCATATGCGACAGTTGAGATAATCAAAGGCATAGAGGAGTATATGAAGAAGAATTCCATCAGCGATATACATGAGTTGATTGGATGTGTTAAATAA
- a CDS encoding dihydroorotate dehydrogenase electron transfer subunit: MGKLKMTAKVVSQETLATDVYSLVLEAPDIAAQAIAGQFVSVYTHDGSKMLPRPISLCGIDREVGTLRLVYRVVGFGTKEFSQLVAGDTVDILGPLGNGFMKSDKKAILIGGGIGIPPMLQLAKELDCEKSVVLGYRDEIFLNEEFEPYAHVYMSSEDGQHGVKGNVIDAIKEYGVDGAVIYACGPTPMLRGIKAYAMEKGIECQISMEEKMACGVGACLACVCKTKDIDEHSQVHNRRICKDGPVFYAEEVEL, translated from the coding sequence ATGGGCAAACTTAAGATGACAGCAAAGGTGGTCAGCCAGGAGACACTTGCCACTGACGTATACAGCCTGGTACTAGAAGCGCCTGATATAGCTGCACAGGCTATAGCGGGACAGTTTGTGTCTGTGTACACTCATGATGGCAGTAAGATGCTCCCGAGACCTATCAGCCTCTGCGGAATAGACAGAGAGGTGGGAACACTCCGTCTTGTGTACAGAGTGGTTGGATTTGGAACAAAGGAGTTCTCACAGCTTGTGGCAGGCGATACCGTGGATATATTGGGACCTCTTGGAAATGGTTTCATGAAGTCAGACAAGAAGGCGATCCTGATAGGTGGTGGTATAGGAATCCCACCTATGCTTCAGCTTGCAAAGGAGCTTGATTGCGAGAAGTCGGTTGTACTCGGATACAGGGACGAAATCTTTCTTAACGAAGAGTTTGAGCCGTACGCACACGTGTACATGTCATCCGAGGATGGACAGCACGGTGTGAAGGGCAATGTAATAGATGCCATAAAGGAATACGGCGTGGACGGTGCTGTCATATATGCGTGTGGTCCGACTCCTATGCTTCGTGGAATCAAGGCTTACGCCATGGAGAAGGGCATTGAGTGTCAGATATCCATGGAGGAGAAGATGGCGTGCGGTGTGGGCGCATGTCTTGCCTGTGTATGCAAGACTAAGGATATAGACGAGCACTCACAGGTGCATAACAGAAGGATATGCAAGGACGGTCCTGTATTCTATGCAGAGGAGGTGGAGCTGTAA
- the pyrF gene encoding orotidine-5'-phosphate decarboxylase has protein sequence MIDKLVKNIQKTNAPIVVGLDPMLNYVPEHIQKAAFAEYGETLEGAAEAIWQFNKGIVDATYDLIPAVKPQIAMYEQFGIEGLKAFKKTVDYCKEKGLVVIGDIKRGDIGSTSTAYAVGHIGKVQVGSKTYAGFDEDFITVNPYLGTDGIKPFVDVCKEENKGIFVLVKTSNPSSGEFQDRLVDGRPLYEIVGEMVDKWGSDVIGESGYSAVGAVVGATYPEMGKVLRKVMPKSFILVPGYGAQGGKAADLVHYFNEDRLGAIVNSSRGIIAAYKQDKYAQFGAENYADASRQAVVDMIEDINGALDA, from the coding sequence ATGATAGACAAGTTAGTGAAAAACATTCAGAAGACAAATGCACCTATAGTAGTTGGACTTGATCCAATGCTGAATTATGTTCCAGAGCATATCCAGAAGGCTGCATTTGCAGAGTATGGAGAGACACTCGAGGGTGCTGCTGAGGCTATATGGCAGTTCAACAAGGGAATAGTTGATGCAACATATGACCTCATTCCTGCGGTTAAGCCACAGATAGCTATGTACGAGCAGTTCGGAATCGAAGGACTCAAGGCTTTCAAGAAGACAGTTGATTACTGCAAGGAGAAGGGACTTGTCGTTATCGGAGATATAAAGAGAGGCGATATAGGTTCAACATCAACAGCATATGCGGTTGGACATATCGGCAAGGTACAGGTTGGAAGCAAGACATACGCCGGATTTGATGAGGATTTCATCACAGTAAATCCATATCTTGGAACAGACGGAATCAAGCCATTTGTGGATGTGTGCAAGGAGGAGAACAAGGGTATATTTGTTCTCGTCAAGACATCCAATCCATCATCAGGTGAGTTCCAGGACAGACTTGTTGATGGACGTCCACTCTATGAGATAGTCGGAGAGATGGTTGACAAGTGGGGCAGTGATGTCATAGGCGAGTCCGGTTACTCAGCAGTTGGAGCTGTTGTCGGTGCAACATACCCTGAGATGGGCAAGGTGCTCAGAAAGGTTATGCCAAAGTCATTTATCCTTGTACCTGGTTATGGAGCACAGGGCGGTAAGGCTGCAGACCTTGTACACTACTTCAATGAAGACAGACTTGGTGCGATCGTCAATTCATCAAGAGGAATCATTGCAGCTTATAAGCAGGACAAGTATGCACAGTTTGGTGCAGAGAACTACGCTGATGCTTCAAGACAGGCAGTAGTTGACATGATAGAGGATATCAACGGCGCACTTGACGCGTAA